The proteins below come from a single Chryseobacterium bernardetii genomic window:
- a CDS encoding efflux RND transporter permease subunit: protein MEKGFAGRIAEFFINSKLTILLMMGLMIIGVYSSTLIPREEEPQIIIPMADVMVGYPGANPKEVESRVVKPLEKIISNIKGVEHIHSMAMNGQAMIIVQFYVGEDTERSYVKLYDELMKNKNIFPKGVIEPMVKTRSIDDVPMLGLTLWSDNANYNDFHLRQLGEELSSEIKKIKDVSLTKTIGGRNRQLQVILDKDKMAELNVDALSVMQMIQANNGSSQSGKFDSGDSEYLLTTGQFLNSAEDVENLVVGTSQNMPVYLKQVAAIKDGASDPANYVSFGYGNAVENVKKFKSEYPAVTVSVSKVKGADAMKISEQILAKVDELKKNLIPDDVHVEVTRNYGETASHKVSELLMHLGVAILAVTVLVMLAMGWRGGLVVFFSVPLTFALTLFSYYILGYTLNRITLFALVFVVGIVVDDSIIIAENMHRHFHMKKLPFKQAAIYAINEVGNPTILATFTVIAAILPMAFVSGMMGPYMSPMPIGASIAMLLSLFVALTVTPYLGYHLLKVKDDEEHKEEQGLETGKIYKIYKKIEQPLLDSKSKRWTMMGITVVLLLISVAAFFTKWVAVKMLPFDNKNEIQVVIDMPEGTTLERTSAVTQDIAQYLKTVPEVVNYQNYVGSSAPITFNGLVRHYDMRGNSNTADIQVNLLHKEDRDVQSHDVAKNIRPEIQKIAAKYGANVKVVEVPPGPPVLSTIVAEIYGPDYEGQVKVAKQVEDILKKTDDVVDVDWMVEAPQKEFKLVPDKEKAMLNGVAPQQIVGNMTYLMGEYPVGNLYDEKSNDPIDIVMKLNNADKANIQDITGLKIKGQMGMVPASDLVKVEEKELDKTIYRKDQKRVVYVLADMAGKLESPAYAILGMDEKLKKIQLPNGYSMNELYMNQPEDESNYTVKWDGEWQITLEVFRDLGTAFAVVIIIIYMLIVGWFQNFKTPIVMMVAIPLSLIGIVLGHWLLGAFFTATSFIGMIALAGVMVRNSVLLIDFIEIRLKEGIPMKQAIIEAGAVRTTPILLTTGAVVIGAVIILFDPIFQGLAISLVFGAIVSTLLTLVVVPLVYYATEKKKWEKKSESNDKFFEV from the coding sequence ATGGAAAAAGGATTCGCAGGACGTATTGCCGAATTTTTCATCAATTCAAAATTAACCATTCTGTTAATGATGGGTTTGATGATTATCGGGGTATACAGTTCCACACTAATACCAAGAGAAGAGGAACCACAGATCATTATCCCGATGGCGGATGTAATGGTGGGCTATCCGGGAGCTAATCCAAAAGAGGTGGAAAGCCGCGTGGTAAAACCTTTGGAAAAAATTATTTCCAATATAAAAGGGGTAGAGCATATTCACTCGATGGCCATGAATGGGCAGGCCATGATTATTGTTCAGTTTTATGTAGGAGAAGATACAGAACGTTCTTATGTAAAGCTTTATGATGAGCTGATGAAGAACAAAAATATCTTCCCGAAAGGCGTAATAGAACCTATGGTGAAAACCCGTTCCATTGATGATGTTCCGATGCTGGGGCTTACTTTGTGGAGCGATAATGCCAATTACAATGATTTTCATCTTCGCCAGCTGGGAGAAGAGCTGTCTTCCGAAATCAAAAAAATAAAAGATGTTTCTCTTACCAAAACTATTGGAGGTAGAAACCGCCAGCTGCAGGTCATTTTAGATAAAGATAAAATGGCTGAACTGAATGTAGACGCACTTTCTGTAATGCAGATGATTCAGGCCAATAACGGAAGTTCACAATCCGGAAAATTTGATTCAGGCGATTCAGAATATCTTTTAACAACAGGTCAGTTTCTCAACTCTGCTGAAGATGTTGAAAACCTCGTTGTCGGAACATCACAGAATATGCCGGTCTATCTTAAACAGGTAGCAGCCATAAAAGATGGAGCTTCCGATCCTGCCAATTATGTAAGTTTCGGATACGGAAATGCAGTAGAAAACGTTAAAAAATTCAAATCGGAATATCCGGCGGTTACCGTTTCGGTTTCCAAAGTAAAAGGCGCTGATGCCATGAAAATTTCCGAGCAGATTCTTGCGAAAGTAGATGAGCTAAAGAAGAATCTCATTCCGGATGATGTTCACGTTGAGGTGACCCGAAATTACGGGGAAACAGCTTCGCATAAAGTCTCAGAATTACTGATGCACCTTGGGGTTGCGATTTTGGCGGTAACGGTTCTGGTAATGCTGGCAATGGGCTGGAGAGGCGGTTTGGTAGTCTTCTTTTCCGTTCCGCTTACATTTGCTTTAACTTTATTCAGCTATTATATTTTAGGATATACGCTGAACAGGATTACGCTATTTGCGTTAGTTTTTGTAGTTGGAATTGTAGTGGACGACAGTATCATCATTGCTGAAAATATGCACAGGCATTTCCATATGAAGAAACTGCCTTTCAAACAGGCTGCGATTTATGCTATTAACGAGGTGGGGAATCCTACTATTCTGGCAACATTTACCGTGATTGCAGCAATTCTGCCAATGGCTTTTGTGTCAGGCATGATGGGACCTTATATGTCACCAATGCCAATTGGGGCTTCTATTGCAATGCTGCTTTCCCTTTTTGTGGCATTAACAGTGACACCTTATCTCGGTTATCATTTATTAAAAGTAAAAGATGATGAGGAACACAAAGAAGAGCAGGGGCTTGAAACAGGAAAGATTTATAAAATCTATAAAAAAATAGAACAGCCACTTCTGGATTCAAAATCAAAAAGATGGACCATGATGGGGATTACGGTTGTTTTGTTACTGATTTCCGTAGCGGCCTTCTTTACAAAATGGGTAGCGGTAAAAATGCTTCCGTTTGATAACAAAAATGAAATTCAGGTGGTAATTGATATGCCGGAAGGAACAACGCTGGAAAGAACATCAGCCGTTACACAGGATATTGCACAGTACCTGAAAACCGTTCCCGAGGTTGTAAACTATCAGAATTATGTAGGATCTTCAGCTCCGATTACTTTCAACGGACTGGTTCGTCATTATGATATGCGTGGGAACAGTAATACGGCAGATATTCAGGTCAATCTTCTGCATAAAGAAGACCGTGATGTACAAAGCCACGATGTGGCTAAGAATATCCGCCCTGAAATTCAGAAAATAGCTGCAAAATATGGAGCCAATGTAAAAGTAGTGGAAGTTCCGCCGGGACCGCCTGTTCTTTCTACAATTGTTGCAGAGATCTATGGCCCTGATTATGAAGGCCAGGTAAAAGTAGCGAAACAGGTTGAAGATATTCTGAAGAAGACCGATGATGTGGTAGATGTTGACTGGATGGTGGAAGCGCCACAGAAAGAATTCAAACTTGTTCCGGATAAAGAAAAAGCGATGCTGAACGGAGTGGCACCACAGCAGATTGTAGGAAATATGACCTATTTGATGGGAGAATATCCTGTGGGAAATCTTTATGATGAAAAATCCAATGATCCGATAGATATTGTTATGAAGCTGAACAATGCTGATAAGGCCAATATCCAGGATATTACAGGGTTGAAAATCAAAGGACAGATGGGGATGGTCCCGGCAAGTGACCTTGTAAAAGTGGAAGAAAAAGAACTGGATAAAACCATTTACAGAAAAGATCAGAAAAGGGTAGTCTATGTTCTTGCTGATATGGCAGGAAAACTGGAAAGTCCGGCTTATGCGATTCTCGGAATGGACGAAAAGCTTAAAAAAATACAGCTTCCAAACGGTTATTCAATGAACGAATTGTATATGAACCAGCCGGAGGATGAAAGCAATTACACCGTAAAATGGGACGGAGAGTGGCAAATCACTCTGGAGGTCTTCCGTGATCTGGGAACTGCTTTCGCTGTGGTAATTATCATTATTTATATGCTGATTGTGGGTTGGTTTCAAAACTTTAAAACGCCAATCGTGATGATGGTTGCCATTCCGCTTTCTTTAATTGGAATTGTATTGGGACACTGGCTGCTAGGAGCATTTTTTACAGCTACCTCTTTTATCGGAATGATTGCTCTGGCAGGGGTAATGGTAAGGAATTCCGTCCTTCTGATCGACTTTATAGAAATCCGACTGAAAGAAGGTATTCCTATGAAACAGGCCATTATTGAAGCAGGAGCCGTAAGAACAACACCTATTTTACTTACGACCGGAGCAGTAGTCATTGGAGCCGTTATCATCCTTTTTGATCCTATTTTCCAGGGACTGGCGATCTCTTTAGTATTTGGAGCTATTGTTTCAACTTTGCTTACACTGGTGGTAGTACCGTTGGTTTACTACGCTACCGAAAAGAAAAAGTGGGAGAAGAAATCCGAATCTAACGACAAGTTTTTTGAAGTATAA
- a CDS encoding efflux RND transporter periplasmic adaptor subunit yields the protein MKTYFYSTLILGTFLFGSCSSDEKKSVQNADAPISVTVSHTTAGSEGSSATASGKLVAKNSVNVSTRMMGYITSMKAEVGQNVRAGQLLVSINAADIQAKGGQANAQISQAQASYNIARKDYERFQNLYKSQSASQKELDDMRARYEMAQAGLQAAQQMKNEVNAQYSYTNVTAPISGTITAKFAEQGDMASPGMPLLTIESPSSLQAQVLVSEQNITMISNGMPVDVTLKSMNRTVSGTVSEISRSAANTGGQYMVKINIHNTSDLLPGMFVNVQFPFKTSGKINQGFQESMMIPKTALVENGQLTGVYVVSTQNTAVLRWLKTGKTTGDQVEILSGLNPKETYIVSSTGKLYNGAKIKTK from the coding sequence ATGAAAACATATTTTTATTCAACTTTGATTCTGGGCACGTTTCTTTTTGGAAGCTGCTCTTCAGACGAAAAAAAATCCGTTCAGAATGCTGATGCACCCATTTCTGTTACGGTAAGCCATACAACAGCAGGCTCGGAAGGTTCATCTGCTACAGCGAGCGGAAAATTGGTTGCCAAAAATTCAGTCAATGTTTCTACCCGGATGATGGGATATATTACATCCATGAAGGCAGAAGTAGGGCAGAATGTTAGGGCAGGGCAGTTATTGGTAAGTATTAATGCGGCAGATATCCAGGCAAAAGGCGGGCAGGCTAATGCACAGATCTCCCAGGCGCAGGCCAGCTACAATATTGCCAGAAAAGATTATGAGAGATTCCAGAATCTGTATAAATCCCAAAGTGCTTCCCAGAAAGAGCTGGATGATATGAGAGCCCGGTACGAAATGGCACAGGCAGGATTGCAGGCCGCACAGCAGATGAAAAACGAAGTCAATGCACAATATAGCTATACCAATGTTACGGCACCTATTTCCGGAACCATTACGGCGAAATTTGCAGAGCAGGGAGATATGGCCAGTCCCGGAATGCCTTTGCTTACCATAGAGTCACCATCATCTTTGCAGGCGCAGGTTCTGGTTTCCGAGCAGAATATCACCATGATTTCCAACGGAATGCCGGTTGATGTCACCTTAAAATCGATGAACAGAACCGTTTCAGGAACGGTGTCAGAAATCAGCAGATCCGCAGCCAATACCGGAGGACAGTATATGGTGAAAATCAATATTCATAATACTTCCGATTTGCTTCCGGGAATGTTTGTGAATGTACAGTTTCCTTTCAAAACATCAGGAAAAATCAATCAGGGCTTTCAGGAAAGTATGATGATTCCTAAAACGGCTTTGGTGGAAAATGGTCAGCTCACAGGCGTTTATGTGGTAAGCACACAAAATACGGCAGTTTTAAGATGGCTGAAAACGGGAAAAACAACCGGAGATCAGGTTGAAATCCTTTCAGGTTTGAATCCGAAAGAAACTTACATTGTTTCTTCAACAGGAAAATTGTATAACGGAGCAAAAATTAAAACCAAATAA
- a CDS encoding TolC family protein, translating into MRKLAILILLLTTYSEAFSQEIIPVSKEDLENKLIDNNLQVKMAKKETELAKAELMGTRTMYLPNVNASYTFSNTNNPLYAFGSKLNQERITMMDFNPDNLNNPKSISNFATKIEVQQPIINMDAVYQKKAGQVKADVLTIKTERTKEYVQFELKKSYMMLQLAYKMLETLENAKQTTLANKKVIDNYYKNGMIQKSEVLYMDVRISEIESQIQTAKSNIRNASDYLYFLLDESSENKILKPVENLEYTEHIPDSDSKLNLNRKDLQAYYKSLEAYDWMIKSSKAKFLPRLNAFGSFEMYDNKAAQFNANGYLAGIQLSWNVFDGLKAKSEQEKYKAERSKAQTEIEQYSKQSQLELNKASRQIEDAQSKVSFTKQAWEQSKEAYRIRKNRYDQGLEKSADLLSAETLMSQKELEYQQAVFEYNVAWEYQRFLEK; encoded by the coding sequence ATGAGAAAATTAGCCATACTTATTTTATTATTGACAACCTATTCAGAAGCTTTTTCACAAGAGATTATCCCTGTTTCCAAAGAGGATCTGGAAAATAAGCTTATAGACAATAACCTCCAGGTAAAAATGGCGAAAAAGGAGACCGAGCTTGCCAAAGCCGAACTTATGGGGACCAGAACAATGTACCTGCCGAATGTGAATGCCTCGTACACTTTTTCCAATACCAATAATCCTCTGTATGCATTTGGTTCCAAGCTCAATCAGGAAAGAATAACGATGATGGATTTCAATCCCGATAATCTGAACAACCCTAAAAGCATTTCCAATTTTGCAACAAAAATAGAGGTACAGCAGCCCATCATTAATATGGATGCGGTGTATCAAAAAAAGGCAGGACAGGTGAAAGCTGATGTACTCACCATCAAAACAGAAAGAACTAAAGAATACGTTCAGTTTGAGCTGAAAAAATCTTATATGATGCTTCAGCTGGCGTATAAAATGCTTGAAACTCTTGAAAATGCAAAGCAGACAACCCTTGCCAATAAAAAAGTCATTGACAATTATTACAAAAACGGAATGATCCAGAAATCTGAAGTTTTGTATATGGATGTCCGTATCAGTGAGATAGAAAGCCAGATTCAGACTGCAAAATCCAACATCAGAAACGCTTCCGATTACTTATATTTTCTTTTGGATGAAAGCTCAGAAAATAAAATTCTGAAACCTGTAGAAAATCTGGAATATACAGAGCATATCCCGGATTCTGATAGTAAGCTTAATCTGAACCGAAAAGATTTACAGGCATATTATAAATCGCTTGAAGCATATGACTGGATGATAAAATCATCAAAAGCAAAGTTTCTTCCCAGACTCAATGCATTCGGAAGCTTTGAAATGTATGATAATAAAGCAGCGCAGTTCAACGCCAACGGATATTTAGCCGGAATTCAGCTTTCCTGGAATGTTTTTGACGGGCTTAAAGCTAAAAGTGAACAGGAAAAATACAAAGCAGAACGTTCCAAGGCACAGACTGAAATAGAGCAGTATTCCAAACAAAGCCAATTGGAACTCAACAAAGCCAGCCGTCAGATTGAAGATGCGCAATCTAAGGTCAGCTTCACAAAACAAGCCTGGGAACAGAGTAAGGAAGCCTACAGGATCCGAAAAAACCGATATGACCAGGGACTGGAAAAATCTGCAGACCTTCTTTCCGCAGAAACCCTGATGTCACAAAAAGAACTTGAATATCAGCAGGCTGTTTTCGAATACAACGTAGCCTGGGAATATCAAAGGTTTTTAGAAAAATAA
- a CDS encoding OsmC family protein — protein MEAHYYTVDVEWKDNRKGEMSSPELSQNIEVATPPQFPKGVEGVWSPEHLFTAAVSSCLMTTFLAIAENSKLEFSDFQCKSKGKLEQVEGKFLMTEVILEPVVTIKNESEREKAERVLKKSEANCLISNSVKSKITMIPQIKVM, from the coding sequence ATGGAAGCACATTATTATACCGTAGATGTTGAGTGGAAAGATAACCGTAAAGGTGAAATGTCCTCTCCCGAACTTTCACAGAATATAGAAGTGGCAACTCCGCCTCAATTTCCTAAAGGGGTAGAAGGCGTCTGGTCTCCGGAACATCTTTTCACAGCAGCAGTAAGCAGCTGCCTGATGACTACATTTCTGGCCATAGCAGAAAACTCAAAGCTGGAATTTTCAGATTTTCAATGTAAATCCAAAGGAAAACTTGAGCAGGTAGAAGGAAAATTCCTGATGACTGAAGTGATTCTGGAACCTGTTGTTACCATTAAAAACGAATCCGAAAGAGAAAAGGCAGAAAGAGTTCTTAAGAAGTCCGAAGCCAATTGTTTGATATCCAATTCTGTAAAATCAAAAATAACGATGATCCCACAAATAAAAGTGATGTAG
- a CDS encoding rhodanese-like domain-containing protein, whose protein sequence is MLDAIKNLFGMDKTDYADLVKQGAVIVDVRSKSEYAGGHIKGSLNIPVDQLDKNLSKLSKDKTIITCCASGMRSASAKSILQNNGYKNVHNGGGWMSLNNKI, encoded by the coding sequence ATGTTAGATGCAATAAAAAACCTTTTCGGAATGGATAAAACCGATTATGCAGATCTTGTAAAGCAAGGTGCAGTAATAGTAGATGTAAGAAGTAAAAGCGAATATGCGGGCGGGCACATTAAGGGTTCCCTGAATATTCCTGTAGACCAGCTGGATAAAAATCTTTCAAAATTAAGTAAGGATAAAACCATTATTACCTGCTGTGCTTCAGGAATGAGAAGTGCATCAGCAAAAAGTATTCTCCAGAATAACGGCTATAAAAATGTACACAACGGTGGTGGATGGATGAGTTTAAACAACAAAATCTAA